A region from the Microbacterium sp. NC79 genome encodes:
- a CDS encoding LPXTG cell wall anchor domain-containing protein, which yields MPRFDVLARASLSNPVTVVDNGGMALPEGFVTDQPNVINYADLVNKTIKMDNAGGYEPTAAAPLIVRVPAGTTTISKITFEGWSASASAQQTYARYIMLDMSEVTGEVTIDGFELGAIWAPNASLAFNSGTTTNGQWFADDVTTNGGGEIHHHAFLGQLICDDDSTNPGAEAGADADADAGAAADAEVEADADTNVDADAGAAADAEVEADADADANVEADAEADANADAGNDADANVDTNAGSAADAATAADADANVDADGTADAATAADAGTVADADTNVDADGTADAGNEADANVEADAEADANADAGNDADANVDTNAGTAADAATAADADANVDADGTADAGNEADGTTDAGNEADADTDAATDTDAGAAADAGAEGADAAAGAGAGAEGSATGSTATANATGSTATANAADTAAGSENSGSAPLAHTGASVSWPVLALGTLLLLGGVFTVRRRHA from the coding sequence GTGCCTCGCTTCGATGTACTCGCCCGAGCTTCGCTGAGCAACCCCGTGACCGTGGTCGATAACGGCGGCATGGCGCTCCCTGAAGGCTTCGTGACCGATCAGCCCAACGTGATCAACTACGCAGATCTGGTGAACAAAACCATCAAGATGGACAACGCTGGCGGTTACGAGCCGACCGCGGCCGCACCACTTATTGTGCGGGTTCCGGCTGGTACGACCACGATCAGCAAGATCACGTTCGAGGGATGGTCGGCCAGTGCCTCGGCTCAGCAGACGTACGCCCGCTACATCATGCTCGATATGTCTGAGGTCACCGGAGAAGTCACCATTGACGGCTTCGAGCTCGGGGCAATTTGGGCGCCGAATGCATCGCTGGCGTTCAACTCCGGAACCACCACGAACGGCCAGTGGTTTGCCGACGACGTCACAACGAACGGCGGCGGCGAAATCCACCACCATGCCTTCTTGGGCCAGTTGATCTGCGATGACGACAGCACCAACCCCGGCGCCGAAGCAGGTGCTGACGCTGACGCAGACGCAGGGGCCGCAGCCGACGCGGAGGTCGAGGCAGACGCCGACACAAACGTGGACGCAGACGCAGGAGCCGCAGCCGACGCGGAGGTCGAGGCAGACGCCGACGCCGACGCAAACGTCGAAGCCGACGCCGAGGCAGACGCCAACGCCGACGCAGGTAACGATGCCGACGCAAACGTTGACACCAACGCGGGCAGCGCGGCAGACGCTGCTACTGCGGCTGATGCAGACGCAAATGTAGACGCCGACGGCACAGCCGACGCAGCAACCGCAGCAGACGCCGGAACCGTAGCAGACGCAGACACAAATGTAGACGCCGACGGCACAGCTGACGCAGGAAACGAAGCCGACGCAAACGTCGAAGCCGACGCCGAGGCAGACGCCAACGCCGACGCAGGTAACGATGCCGACGCAAACGTTGACACCAACGCGGGCACCGCGGCAGACGCTGCTACTGCGGCTGATGCAGACGCAAATGTAGACGCCGACGGCACAGCTGACGCAGGAAACGAAGCCGACGGCACAACTGACGCAGGAAACGAAGCCGACGCCGATACCGACGCAGCAACCGATACCGACGCAGGAGCCGCAGCAGACGCCGGAGCTGAAGGTGCAGACGCCGCCGCGGGGGCCGGAGCAGGAGCCGAAGGCAGCGCAACCGGCAGCACCGCAACGGCAAATGCAACCGGTAGCACCGCAACCGCGAACGCAGCCGACACCGCCGCCGGGAGCGAAAATTCCGGTTCCGCGCCCCTGGCGCACACCGGAGCCTCGGTGAGCTGGCCGGTGCTCGCGCTGGGCACGTTGCTGCTTCTGGGCGGCGTGTTCACGGTACGCCGCCGGCACGCATAA
- a CDS encoding glycoside hydrolase family 13 protein, translating into MSMSETSPRNDATTGSEWWRSAVIYQIYPRSFADQSGDGIGDLPGITSKLDDLRDLGIDAIWLSPFMTSPQKDAGYDVADYCDVDPLFGTLADFDAMLAAAHERNIRVIVDLVPNHSSDQHVWFQQALAAAPGSAERERYMFRDGKGENGEIAPNNWESVFGGPAWTRTTNADGTPGQWYLHIFDSSQPDFNWSNDEVREEFRRILRFWLDRGVDGFRVDVAHGMIKADGLPDYTPNPDGGSMGGDATDVPYWGQDGVHDIYRDWHQLLAEYDGDRALCGEAWLPTIEQTTKWVRPGEMHQTFNFAYLETPWAADAQRAVITKSLASYGGVGAPSTWVLSNHDVVRHATRLALTIDNPQGEGIGPKTPGPRPDPALGLRRARAASTMMLALPGSAYMYQGEELGLPEVIDLPDDARQDPTWFRTNRERYGRDGCRVPLPWTGAAPAFGFNETGEAWLPQPVGFAAFARDVQRGVKESTLSLYTNALTLRSDFGLGTGTLEWIDQYGSDVVAFRNGDIEVITNFGAAPVDLGDKTVLVSSEPGISGSVPTDVTVWVRDV; encoded by the coding sequence ATGAGCATGTCGGAGACTTCCCCCCGCAATGACGCGACCACCGGATCAGAGTGGTGGCGCTCGGCCGTCATCTACCAGATCTACCCGCGCTCTTTCGCAGATCAGTCTGGTGACGGCATCGGCGATCTGCCGGGTATCACGAGCAAGCTCGACGACCTTCGCGACCTTGGCATTGACGCCATTTGGCTGAGCCCGTTTATGACGAGCCCGCAAAAAGACGCTGGCTACGACGTCGCCGACTATTGCGATGTTGACCCGCTCTTCGGTACGCTCGCCGACTTCGATGCGATGCTCGCGGCAGCGCACGAGCGGAACATCCGCGTGATCGTCGACCTGGTTCCGAACCACTCCTCTGACCAGCACGTATGGTTCCAGCAGGCGCTTGCCGCTGCCCCCGGCAGTGCTGAGCGTGAGCGCTACATGTTCCGCGATGGCAAGGGTGAGAACGGCGAAATCGCGCCGAACAACTGGGAGTCGGTCTTCGGCGGCCCCGCATGGACCCGCACCACCAACGCCGACGGCACGCCCGGTCAGTGGTACCTGCACATCTTCGACTCGAGCCAGCCCGACTTCAACTGGAGCAACGACGAGGTGCGCGAAGAGTTCCGCCGCATCCTGCGTTTCTGGCTCGACCGTGGCGTCGATGGCTTCCGCGTTGACGTCGCGCACGGCATGATCAAGGCCGATGGCCTGCCCGACTACACACCCAACCCCGACGGCGGCTCGATGGGCGGCGACGCCACCGACGTTCCGTACTGGGGTCAGGACGGGGTGCACGACATCTACCGCGACTGGCATCAGCTCCTCGCCGAATACGACGGCGACCGCGCGCTGTGTGGTGAAGCCTGGCTGCCGACGATCGAGCAGACCACGAAGTGGGTGCGTCCGGGCGAAATGCACCAGACCTTCAACTTCGCCTACCTTGAGACGCCGTGGGCGGCTGACGCACAGCGTGCCGTCATCACGAAGTCGCTCGCAAGCTACGGCGGTGTGGGCGCTCCCTCCACCTGGGTGCTCTCCAACCACGACGTCGTGCGTCACGCAACGCGTCTCGCCCTGACGATCGACAACCCGCAGGGTGAGGGCATCGGCCCGAAGACCCCCGGCCCGCGCCCCGACCCCGCACTCGGTCTGCGCCGTGCACGCGCGGCATCGACCATGATGCTGGCGTTGCCCGGCTCTGCCTACATGTACCAGGGCGAAGAGCTCGGTCTTCCCGAGGTCATCGACCTGCCAGACGATGCCCGTCAAGACCCCACGTGGTTCCGCACCAACCGTGAGCGTTACGGCCGCGACGGTTGCCGCGTGCCGCTGCCCTGGACAGGCGCAGCCCCCGCCTTCGGCTTCAACGAGACCGGCGAGGCGTGGCTTCCGCAGCCGGTCGGTTTCGCGGCGTTCGCACGCGACGTGCAGCGCGGCGTGAAGGAATCAACGCTGTCGCTGTACACAAACGCGCTGACGCTGCGCTCGGACTTCGGACTCGGAACCGGCACTCTCGAGTGGATCGACCAGTACGGTAGTGACGTGGTCGCCTTCCGTAATGGCGACATTGAAGTCATCACCAACTTCGGCGCCGCCCCCGTGGATCTCGGCGACAAGACGGTGCTCGTCTCGAGCGAACCTGGCATCAGCGGCTCCGTGCCGACCGATGTCACGGTGTGGGTTCGCGACGTCTAA
- a CDS encoding LacI family DNA-binding transcriptional regulator: protein MVSIDEVARSAGVSTATVSRALSGRGHVSAHTKERVLKAAHALGYVVSSSASSLASGRTRNIGVIVPYLDRWFFSAVLSGLAAAVTRAGYDITLYNITADEKARGEIFRTFLRRGRVDAVIAVSIQLDDSETQALLALGIPVIAIGGPNPQLSTLTVDDYAVARMATNHLITLGHRTIAHIGANPEFDIDFHVPTTRRLGFEQALRDADIEPNPSLYEPADFTIEGGYRAAKQLLGRPHDRPTAIFAGSDEMAIGAILAARDLGFRVPDDLSIIGIDGHDLGEFFRLTTVDQFPLKQGARAAEAVFRELEETAQPVKHQLNALPFELVVRETTARAPR from the coding sequence ATGGTGAGCATCGATGAGGTCGCGCGCTCTGCGGGCGTCTCAACGGCGACGGTATCGCGCGCGCTGAGCGGACGCGGTCATGTGTCAGCTCACACCAAGGAGCGCGTGCTGAAGGCCGCGCATGCCCTGGGTTATGTGGTGTCATCGAGCGCCTCCTCTCTCGCATCGGGACGCACGCGCAATATTGGCGTGATTGTTCCGTATCTCGATCGCTGGTTCTTCTCCGCTGTCCTGAGCGGGTTGGCAGCCGCCGTGACCCGCGCAGGCTACGACATCACGTTGTACAACATCACCGCAGATGAGAAGGCTCGCGGCGAGATTTTTCGCACGTTCTTGCGTCGTGGGCGCGTTGACGCCGTCATCGCGGTGTCGATTCAGCTCGATGATTCGGAGACGCAGGCTCTGCTTGCCCTCGGCATTCCGGTGATTGCTATCGGCGGGCCAAACCCGCAGCTGTCGACCCTGACGGTCGATGACTATGCCGTCGCACGCATGGCAACCAACCACCTCATTACCCTCGGGCACCGCACAATCGCGCACATTGGCGCAAACCCCGAGTTCGACATTGACTTTCACGTGCCGACCACGCGCCGTCTGGGTTTCGAGCAGGCACTTCGCGACGCTGATATCGAGCCAAACCCCTCACTGTACGAACCCGCTGACTTCACAATCGAGGGTGGCTACCGTGCGGCTAAACAGCTCCTCGGCCGCCCGCATGACCGTCCCACCGCAATCTTCGCGGGCTCCGACGAGATGGCAATTGGTGCAATACTCGCCGCCCGCGACCTCGGTTTCCGGGTGCCAGATGACCTGTCAATCATCGGAATTGACGGTCACGACCTCGGCGAATTCTTCCGCCTCACCACGGTTGACCAGTTTCCGCTCAAGCAGGGTGCCCGCGCGGCCGAGGCGGTGTTCCGCGAGCTGGAAGAGACGGCCCAGCCGGTCAAGCACCAGCTCAACGCCTTGCCGTTCGAGCTGGTCGTGCGCGAGACGACTGCCCGCGCGCCACGGTAG